The Brachyspira hampsonii genomic interval CCTAATATTTAAAAAGAAATCTTCATTATATGGAATAAATATTGCTAAATCATACATAATGAAGCAAGATGAAGTAATATTAGTTGAAGGCTATATGGATACTATAGCATGCCATAAAATGGGGATAAAAAATGTTGTTGGTACTTTGGGTACGGCAATTACAGAGGAGCATGCAAGAGAAATAAAAAAATACACTAAAAATGTGGTACTTGCTTTAGATAGCGATGAAGCTGGTATAAAAGCTGCTAAATCTGCTGTAATTACATTGTTAAAGTCTGATTTAAAATTGACTATTTTATGTGTAAAAGAAACTAAAGATTTAGATGAATTTTTTACAGTTTATAGCAGAAGCCGGTTTGATATATTACATAATAATAAACTAAATTGGTATGATTTTGTTATAGATAGTGAGATAAAAAAAGATATTCTTTCCTTATCTATAGCAGAAAAATTAGATATTATTAATGGTTTTTATAAATATTTAGATGCTGTAAAAAGTGAAACAGAGAAACAAATGATAATTTCATATATAGCTTCTAAACTTAATGTTGATAGAGAAGCTTTTAATAAGGACTATTTAAATACATATAATGCAAATCAGCATGCTTCCGTTATAAAAGATGACAAAAAAGTAAAAAATGTAGATAATAAATTTTATTATGAAAATAGTTTAATATATTTACTTGCTCTGAATCCTTCTTTAATTAAAGAGGCTGAAAGAGAAATTAGTGTAGATCTTATTAAAAAAGATATAACAAGAGAATTTTATATAAGACTCTTAACTCTTAATAAAGATGCAAGTGTTGAAGATGCTCTTAATGTATTAGGAAATGAGCATATAGCCAAGCAGATTTTGAGCAAGCAAAAATTATATAGTGAAAATATATATGAAAAACTGGAGGAGCTTATTATTAAAATTAAAAGCGGCTGCATAGACTCCGAAAAAAAAGAAGTACAAAATAGTATCAATTTGGATAATTTAGATAATATTTATGAGGCAGCTCGCAGAATAAGTTTACTTAATAAGCAAAAAGAAAAATTACATCAAGGAAGTGATTTATGATGACAGAAGAAGATTGCGATCTTTTGATTAAAAATAATGAAAAGATTAGAAAATTACTTGAAAAAGGAAATGCAAATAAATATCTTACATTTAAAGAGATTAACGGTGCCATTGATAATATGGATACTGATGTAATGGATATACTTTTTCAATTATTAGCTGCAAGAAAAATTGTTATCGTTGAAGACAAAAGAGAGTTTGAAAGCCTTTCTAAAAATCAAAATAAAATTGATGATGCTGCTAAATTCATACATGTTGAGGATAAGGTTGGAAATAATGATGATCCTATAAGGCTTTATCTTAAAGAAATTGGAAAGGTTAGTCTGCTTACTCATGATGACGAGGTAGATTATTCAAAGAAGATTGAATCAGGAGAATCTGAAATTGAAAATATAATCTTAAATACTCATCTTGTAGTAGGGGAAGTATTGAATACTATTAAAAATGTACAGATAGGAAAAGTTTCTATACATGAAATATTAGAACCTCCTAGGATATATAATGTTTCTACTCAGGAAAAGAGAAAATTAGAGAGAAAGTATAAAAACTTTGAAAAAGAGTATGTATTATTAGCTGAAAAATACATTGCTTTGGATAAGAGAATAAAGAAAATTACAACTCAAAAGACTATTAAAGCTCTTACTAAGGAACAGCAGGAAGTTAAAGATAGTATAGTAAAACTTTTAAGTAAAGTAAGATTAAACAGAATGGAAATAGACAGAATAGCTGAAAAGTTAAAGTTCTATTTGCATAGAATAAATCAGATAGAAGAGTATTTTGAAAAACTTAAAAAAAGATACTATAAAGAAATATCTGACTTTGAAAATTATTATAAAGAGATAGAAGCTGGTAATAAAGATATATACATAAGACTTGTAGATGACTTTAATATTACTCCTGAAGCTATAGAGGCTGTTATAACTAGCTTTCATAAAGCACAGGTTCGTATGGCTGATATTTATGATGAAGTTCGTATTGATAAAGAAACTTTGGTTGAATGGGTTCGTAAAATAGATTCATCAAGAAGAAAGATCGCTCAGGCTAAAGATCATATTGTTAAAGCTAATTTAAGACTTGTTATAGCAATAGCAAAAAAGTATGTTAATAGAGGGCTTCATTTCTTTGATTTAGTTCAGGAAGGTAATATCGGACTTATCAAGGCTGTAGATAAATTTGAATACAAAAAAGGATATAAATTTTCTACTTATGCTACTTGGTGGATTCGTCAGGCTATTACTCGTTCTATAAGTGATCAGGCTAGGACTATAAGGGTTCCTGTTCATATGATAGAACAAATTAACAAAGTTCAAAGGGTGTTAAGGCAGTATATGCAGCAGCATGGCAGAGAGCCTTCTATTCAGGAAATAGCAAAGGCTTTAAGCTGGCCTGAAAGCAGGGTTAAAAGTGTAAGAAATGTTGCTAAAGATCCTGTTTCTCTAAACGCTCCTATAGGTGATGAAGAAGATACTATTTTGGGTGAGTTAATAGAGGATAAAGAATTTGAAAGTCCTCAAAATATTACTACTTTCAAAATCTTAAGAAAGCAAATAGACTCAATACTTGATAGCCTCCCTGACAGAGAACAAAAGGTTATAAGAATGCGTTTTGGTCTTGTTGATGGTTATTCTCATACTCTTGAAGAAGTGGGATATGTATTCAAAGTTACTAGAGAGCGTATTCGTCAGATAGAAGCTAAGGCTATAAGAAGATTAAGGGCTCAGTCAAAGAAAAAAGAATTAAAAGATTTTCTTGATTCTTAATATCTAAACTAAAAAATTTCAAAGGAGGCATTTTTTAAGCCTCCTTTTTTCATGTATAAATTCATAAATTAAATAAAAAACTTGGGCGGGCATGCTTTTTTTGTTTAAGTATCTAGTATAAATAAAGCCAAAAAATTCAAATTAATACAAAAAGTATAAAGGGCGGGGTATGTAAATAACTTTTTAAACCTATTTTTTGATATATAAATAATATTAAATTATAACAACTAAGTATTAATCAATTTAATTTTGAAACCATTTTTAATTATATAATAGAAATTTTAAGTTATATGTATGAAATGTAATATATTATGATATTTTATATAATAAATTTAAATATAATATATAAAAATATAATATAGATAGTTGTAATAAATTGGTGTTTAATATATAGTATTATTATACAGTATAGAAAAATACTGTAATAGGAGTACGATATGAAAACTTTTCAAAAAAACATCTATTACAAAAAACTCATAAAAAACATATTAGATAATATTAAGGAGGATGATTATTTTTACAACAAAAAAACTAATTGGGAGGAATGGGTTATAATGCGTGTTGATATAAAGAATGCCATTAGACAGTTAGAAGATATTGATGCAGAAAATTATAAGCCTGAAGTTCTTGATAAAATATTATGTATTTTAGAGGAGTATTAATATAATGTGTAACTTATGTTCTAAATATGATACTTGTAAAAAGCTTTGTAATGATGTGTTAAAAGAGATTAATAAGAGTTTAGGTACTAGGAAAGTTAATTTAGATAGGACAGACAGTAGGGAGAGCATATTAACGAACGATGATCTGGATAATATACTTTATACGAATGCTTTAACTGATAGTGAATACAGCAGGGTTTCAAATTTAATAATAGCCATACTTACACCAAAACAAAAAAGAATAATGAAATTATTTGCAGAGGGGAGAAGTCAGGAGGAGCTGGCAAAATCACTTAATGTAACTCAGTCGGCAGTATCTCAATATTTAAGTGCTATAAAAAGAGAGATATCAAAACAGTTTAATATGGTAATAAATATATAATTAAGAAATTTGATCATTAATTAGAGTATAAAAAAGGGGACATTCAATTAAGAATGTCCCCTATATGGTTAATACTACAAAACTAATTGAAAATTAATTATTGTAATAATCTAAGAGCACCTTGTGGTAACTGATTAGCTTGAGCAAGCATAGACAAGTTAGCTTGGTTAAGAATTTGGTCTTTAGCAAGTTTAACTGATGCTTCAGCCATATCTGTATCACGAATTCTGCTTTCAGAAGCCTGCATGTTTTCGTATCCAACCATTAAGCCTTGAGCTGTCATTTCTAATCTGTTTTGATAAGCACCTAAGTCAGATCTTTGTTTTAATACTTTAAGAAGAGCTTCATCTACCATACCAATTACAGAGTTAGCTTTAGCTGGGCTAGAAACGCTGATGAATGTAGCTGTAACAGCAGGACCTACTGGGTTTTTAAGTCCAAGAGCTTGGCTGTTCATAGTACCGATATAAACGCGTTTTCTTTCGTCCATATTAGCACCGATGTGTAACCACATAGAAGCTGTAGGAGTGTTTTCACCTGTAGATCTAGCGAATCTTCCAGTTAACATGTTAAGCTTGTTGAATTGAGCTTGTGAAGCAACTCTGTCGATTTCGTCTACTAACTGAGAAACTTCGATTTGTACATAAAGTCTGTCTTCATCAGTATAGATACCATTAGCTGCTTGTATAGCTAATTCACGAATTCTTTGAAGAATGTTAGTAGTTTCTTCTAAGTATCCTTCAGTAGTTTGAATGAAAGATATACCGTCTTGAGTATTTCTTTCAGCCATACGCAAACCGCGGATCTGAGTTCTCATTTTTTCTGATACTGCTAATCCACTAGCATCATCTCCAGCTTGATTAATTCTCATACCGCTAGAAATTTGAGCTGCATCTTTTTTAAGATCTACTTGGCGGAATTTTAAAGTGCGTTGTGCGTTTATAGCACTTATATTATTGTTGATAACCATATGGTTCCTCCATGAATTATTTATATGTGTTCTTCCCTGAACACATATTTATTATCGGTTATAGCTTTTTAATTATTAATTTTTTTTAGTTAAATAAAAATTTTTTTCTTCAGTTTTATTAAAAAATATATGCTAATATTATGTTAATATAGTTATGTTAATATTTTACGAGTTAAAATTTAATTTATTACATATATATTATATTTAACGCACGCAGAGTATAATCCTATAATTAAATGAATTTTACTTCTTAATTTATCATTTAACTACTATTTATTTATCGTGCGGTTAATAAAATTCTCATATTTAATAAAAACTTGGGTGGGTGCTATAATTTCTAATGAAGCTAAGAAATATGTGAAAGCCATTATTACAAATTGCAGCATTAAGTATAAAAGGGTGGGGTATGTAAATAGGTTTTAAATCTATTCTAATTTCCCGCCCTTTAGATTTTTTATTTATTTAGAAATTTTTGATTAAATTTTTTTAATGTTTTATCAAGAAATTATAGATGCCCGCCCTAGATTTTTTTTAATTTTAGAATCTAATTTACGCACGGTTAGCAAAATTTAAAATATAATAGAAATTAGAATTTATGATTAACATATATTTATAACTTTTCTCTGCGTGCGGTGCGGAAATTATTAATTTAATTAAAACTTGCTTTTAGTGTGCTTAAGAACATATCTTAATTTTAGATTGATTAACTATATAATTTTTGATATACTTCACTAAATAAAAAATATTAGAGGTTTATGATGTTTACAAATAAAGAAAAAGTTGAATTTTTCAATGCTGTAGAAGAAGGCAATATTCAGCATATAAAATATTTATTAAACAAAAATAATTATATAAATATAAATATTTTTGGAATAGCAAAAATACTAATTGAAAATAAAAATAATAAAAATGCTGCTTCAGAAAAAGATGTTGAAATTGACTTTAAGAATAAAGACGGATATACTCCTTTAATGATTGCTTCTTACAAAGGAAATGCTGATATAGTAAAACTTTTATTGGAGTGTAATGCTTCTGTAGATATGACTAACAATTATAATTATACTGCTTTGATATATGCATGTATTTATGGTAATGCAGATGTAGTTAAAATTCTTCTTGAACACAAAGCTGATATGTATATAGAGACTACATTAGAAAATAATTATTTAACTGCATTGATGATAGCTTGCAGCGGAAATCATGCTGAAATAGTGAGAATATTACTTGAAAACGGCTATGATCCTAATTATAAAAATCAAAAAGGAGAAACGGCATTAATATATTATGCCTTAATGGAAAATAATAAAGCTAGTAGAGAAATAATAAAAATATTATTAGAGTATGGAGCAGATATAAACGCAAAGGATAATAGAGGTTTTACAGCATTAATATGGACTTCTTATGCTGGAAAAACTGATTTTGTAAGAGCTTTATTAGAGAATAATGCTGATACAGAAATAAAAAATAATGATGAAGAAAATACCGCCTTAATATATGCATGTGAAAGTATAAATATTGATATGGTTAAAGCTTTACTTGAATATAATGCAAGTCCGAATGTACAAGATAAATGGGGCAGAACTCCTTTGATAATTGCATGTGATTATCGTTCTTATGATATAGCAAAAATATTGTTAGAGCATAATGCTGATATTAATTTATCAGATCATAGAAAAGAAACTCCTCTGATGTATAGCGTAAATGGACATAATATAGAGATTGCTGAGCTTCTTTTGAAATATAATCCTGATTTGACATTAAAAAATAACTATGAAAAAACTGCATTAGATATAGCATATAATAAAAATCTTTATCAAGAGAAAATGGTAAAATTAATACTAGATGCTTCATCTAAAGAAATAAAATTTTTATATGCAGTTATTGAAAATAAAATAGATGATGTTTTGAAATATATTTCTGAAGGAGTTGATATTAATAATGCTGTATACGGGGAATACGGATTTAATGCATTACTTTTAGCTTCACGCAGTCATTATAAAGAAATAATAAAAATATTACTAGAACATAATGCTGATGTTAATTTTAGAAATTATTTAAATAATACAGCTTTAGAATATATTTCTAATAATGACAATGATTTTGATATAGCAGAAGAGTTTATAAAAAGAGGAGCAGATGTAAATGCTATGGATAATGACGGCATTACTCCTTTAATGTGTGCTGCTTCTTATAATGCTAAAAAAATATTAAACTTATTAATAGCAAGTAATGCTGATATTAATATTCAAACTAAATTAGGTTCTAGTGCTTTAATTCTTGCTGCTGTGTATAATCATATTAATATAGTAAAAATTTTAATAGAAAATAAAGCTGATGTATTTGCGAGAGATGCTTATGGAAGAAGAGCATTATATTATGCGAGTAAAAATGAAAATTATGATATGTTTAACATTTTTAAAAGTTATCATGATAAAGAATATAAGAGAAACTCCAAATTTCTTAATAGTGTTTCATATGGAGAAACTGAAAAAGTATCAAAATATATATCAAAAGGAATAGATGTTAACTTTCAAGATGATTATGGATATACAGCTTTAACTCTTGTTGAAAATATAGAAATTGCAAAAATGCTATTAGATAATAATGCAGATATTAATAAAATAGGAAAAGATGGATATACTCCTCTAATGGTTGCTATTAAGAAGGAACATGTAGAACTTACAGAGTTTTTTATAAAAAATAATGCTGATATTAACATAACAGACCATTTTAAAAATACGGCATTAGTTATAGCAGCTCAAAAGAAAAATGCTTACATATTTGAACTTTTACTAAAAAATGGGGCTGATTTATCTATTAATAATGAATATATAAAGTCGTTAATAATCTTCGATGATGAAATAAAAAGCATATTAGAAAAATACAGCAAGTGATTTTTTACTTTTTATAATTGCCCGCCCTTTAGATTTTTTACTTATTTTTAATATTTTGCTTAATATTTTCTTAATGCTTTACTTGGAAGTTATAGAAGCCAGCCCTAGATTTTTTTAAATTTAAAAATTTTCTACACGCACGGTTAGCAAAATTTCAAATATAATAAAAATTAGAATTTATAATTAATATATATTTATAACTTTGCTCTGCGTGCGTTATGGAAGTTATGAATTTAAATAAAACTTGGGTGGGTGTGCCATTTATAAATTGATTTTTAAAAAATAATATGCTATTAAAATCAGAAAAAATTTTTAAATTTATGGGGTGTGTAAATAAATTTTTAATCTATTTTCATTCCCCGCCCTTTAGATTTTTTACTTATTTTTAATATTTTGCTTAATATTTTCTTAATGCTTTATTTAGAAATTATAGAAGCCCGCCCAAATTTTATATATATTTATATCATTTTTCTCAATTACATATTTAAGTAATGAAATTTTATTATTTACATTACATTTATATTTTATTATTATAATTTTGTATTATAAATTTGATTTTTTTATATTTTTTGACTATATTATGTTCTATAAAAAATAATTAGTTTTTAAAAAATATCTAAATTTTTTTTAGTTTATTTTTATGCGGTTTATGTATTATGAAAATAAATAATCTTTCCTTTAGAATACCTTTTATAATTTCAATTACTTTTATATTATGTATGTTTATTATAGTTCTTATAATTACAATAGTAAGTTCTAATTCTATAGAAGATACGGCGATAAAAGGTCTTAGAGTTGCAGCTAAGTCGTATTCTGATATGATTGATTTATATTCTAAAGATCCCAATCTTTCAAGATATTTAGTCAATCCAACAGAAGAAAATAAATTGGCAGCGGAAGGATCATTAAAAGAATTTACTAGAGAGGTTTCAGATACACAGGTTTTTTATAATTATTCTCTTGTAAATTTTGATGCTAATATAATACTTGATTCTATAGGCGGAAAACTGCTTCATATAAACTATGGAAAAAATTCATCTGATTGGACTAGATTCAGAGACACAGGATATGATTTTGCTGGGAGAGATTTAATTCAGCCATCTTCAGCCAATCCGCTTAATGCTATATGTGTTATATGGAAAGGCGTTAAAGATGAAAATGGAAAAGTTGTAGGCGTTTTGAATAGTTCTATTAATTGGATGAAGTTTATATCAGATTATATTACTCCAAGTCAATTGGAAGAACAGGTTCCATAATCATTATAGATAAGAATAAAAACATAATAGCACATAATGATACAAATAAACTCTATATATATGAAAGTAATATAATAGGTGCATCTGCTTATGAGAGAAAGGCTGAAACTATAAGAGAAAGAGAGGATAAATTTTTTCAATATGTTTTAGATAATAAGGAGGGTATTTTGGAATATGTAGATGATAGTAATGTATCAGAAATATCTTTATTTAATCCTATAAATAATACTCCTTGGTATCTTATAGTAAGCTACAGTCAAGATGAAATTTACGGAGATAAGAACAAACTTACCAAAATAGTTATAATTATAGCAATAGTTATGTCTGTTATAATTTGTTTTATTGGTAGATTGATAGCGAGATCTATAATTTTACCTTTAAATATGGTTGTAGATGAACCTGATAATATATCTAATGGTCATATAGCTAATAATAATAATATTTCATGCAGTACTCGAAAAGATGAAATAGGCGTACTTATGTGCAGCTTTTATAATATGAAATTAGCATTAATGAATGCAGTTAATACTGCCAATAGTATTGCTGCAGATACGAAGAATAAAGCTGGAGAGATATCATCAAAGAATAATAAGCTGCATGCCGAAACAGAAAATAATTCTTATAAAATGCAGGAAACTTCAAACATAACTAATAATATAGGGAATTCTGTATTAGAAACTACTAATTATGCTAATGAACTTATTGATATAATGAAAGATGCTAATAATTCCATAGATATGGCTGACAGCAGTATTTCTGAAGCTGCAGATAATGCTAATTCAGTAAGTGAAGCTAGTAATAAAATAAAAGATATTACAAA includes:
- the dnaG gene encoding DNA primase, which encodes MDNLFIEKLNNLLSRVSLIDILSDRYKVIHRGGSQYTVQCPFHKDGQETNPSMSVDDSKGVYQCFTCGAKGNVITYLKEKENKSFKEAVQYLGNRFSVDVSGFFSAKTTQKDKIYLESRRINRIACNFFGKNLFLKDKNGNYFYKDAEKYLKSRKIPFSIIKEFRIGYAPPSWNALMNALIENKITVNNMNILGLVSVSKNNPNHYYDTFVNRIMFPIINEREEIVGFGGRSIDGKEPKYLNSKESLIFKKKSSLYGINIAKSYIMKQDEVILVEGYMDTIACHKMGIKNVVGTLGTAITEEHAREIKKYTKNVVLALDSDEAGIKAAKSAVITLLKSDLKLTILCVKETKDLDEFFTVYSRSRFDILHNNKLNWYDFVIDSEIKKDILSLSIAEKLDIINGFYKYLDAVKSETEKQMIISYIASKLNVDREAFNKDYLNTYNANQHASVIKDDKKVKNVDNKFYYENSLIYLLALNPSLIKEAEREISVDLIKKDITREFYIRLLTLNKDASVEDALNVLGNEHIAKQILSKQKLYSENIYEKLEELIIKIKSGCIDSEKKEVQNSINLDNLDNIYEAARRISLLNKQKEKLHQGSDL
- the rpoD gene encoding RNA polymerase sigma factor RpoD; the encoded protein is MMTEEDCDLLIKNNEKIRKLLEKGNANKYLTFKEINGAIDNMDTDVMDILFQLLAARKIVIVEDKREFESLSKNQNKIDDAAKFIHVEDKVGNNDDPIRLYLKEIGKVSLLTHDDEVDYSKKIESGESEIENIILNTHLVVGEVLNTIKNVQIGKVSIHEILEPPRIYNVSTQEKRKLERKYKNFEKEYVLLAEKYIALDKRIKKITTQKTIKALTKEQQEVKDSIVKLLSKVRLNRMEIDRIAEKLKFYLHRINQIEEYFEKLKKRYYKEISDFENYYKEIEAGNKDIYIRLVDDFNITPEAIEAVITSFHKAQVRMADIYDEVRIDKETLVEWVRKIDSSRRKIAQAKDHIVKANLRLVIAIAKKYVNRGLHFFDLVQEGNIGLIKAVDKFEYKKGYKFSTYATWWIRQAITRSISDQARTIRVPVHMIEQINKVQRVLRQYMQQHGREPSIQEIAKALSWPESRVKSVRNVAKDPVSLNAPIGDEEDTILGELIEDKEFESPQNITTFKILRKQIDSILDSLPDREQKVIRMRFGLVDGYSHTLEEVGYVFKVTRERIRQIEAKAIRRLRAQSKKKELKDFLDS
- a CDS encoding helix-turn-helix transcriptional regulator produces the protein MCNLCSKYDTCKKLCNDVLKEINKSLGTRKVNLDRTDSRESILTNDDLDNILYTNALTDSEYSRVSNLIIAILTPKQKRIMKLFAEGRSQEELAKSLNVTQSAVSQYLSAIKREISKQFNMVINI
- a CDS encoding flagellin; its protein translation is MVINNNISAINAQRTLKFRQVDLKKDAAQISSGMRINQAGDDASGLAVSEKMRTQIRGLRMAERNTQDGISFIQTTEGYLEETTNILQRIRELAIQAANGIYTDEDRLYVQIEVSQLVDEIDRVASQAQFNKLNMLTGRFARSTGENTPTASMWLHIGANMDERKRVYIGTMNSQALGLKNPVGPAVTATFISVSSPAKANSVIGMVDEALLKVLKQRSDLGAYQNRLEMTAQGLMVGYENMQASESRIRDTDMAEASVKLAKDQILNQANLSMLAQANQLPQGALRLLQ
- a CDS encoding ankyrin repeat domain-containing protein, with amino-acid sequence MFTNKEKVEFFNAVEEGNIQHIKYLLNKNNYININIFGIAKILIENKNNKNAASEKDVEIDFKNKDGYTPLMIASYKGNADIVKLLLECNASVDMTNNYNYTALIYACIYGNADVVKILLEHKADMYIETTLENNYLTALMIACSGNHAEIVRILLENGYDPNYKNQKGETALIYYALMENNKASREIIKILLEYGADINAKDNRGFTALIWTSYAGKTDFVRALLENNADTEIKNNDEENTALIYACESINIDMVKALLEYNASPNVQDKWGRTPLIIACDYRSYDIAKILLEHNADINLSDHRKETPLMYSVNGHNIEIAELLLKYNPDLTLKNNYEKTALDIAYNKNLYQEKMVKLILDASSKEIKFLYAVIENKIDDVLKYISEGVDINNAVYGEYGFNALLLASRSHYKEIIKILLEHNADVNFRNYLNNTALEYISNNDNDFDIAEEFIKRGADVNAMDNDGITPLMCAASYNAKKILNLLIASNADINIQTKLGSSALILAAVYNHINIVKILIENKADVFARDAYGRRALYYASKNENYDMFNIFKSYHDKEYKRNSKFLNSVSYGETEKVSKYISKGIDVNFQDDYGYTALTLVENIEIAKMLLDNNADINKIGKDGYTPLMVAIKKEHVELTEFFIKNNADINITDHFKNTALVIAAQKKNAYIFELLLKNGADLSINNEYIKSLIIFDDEIKSILEKYSK